In Phyllopteryx taeniolatus isolate TA_2022b chromosome 1, UOR_Ptae_1.2, whole genome shotgun sequence, the following proteins share a genomic window:
- the gmeb2 gene encoding glucocorticoid modulatory element-binding protein 2 isoform X4 gives MASAEVKMQEMSEVVIVTMSEEAVEGLSSVVEEEKAVLMAAQLSHEPGEQILTVTQVETDDMSKTTSLCNEEAVIVKLTDEVDVEADVFYPITCGDATATLVWKKFVCPGINVKCVQFNHQLISPKEFVCLAGKSTLKDWKRAIRLNGTMLRKIMDSGELEFYHHAKICSNTCRSTKIDLLGNKVAASSDQSADLAAATSSTAYLNGDSSPEASAGPSEWVTAVGEDAVSFWRAVKDAGLLEEVIEDFQKELQEVLKGLHERVCEPSLQVKDAALLNSIVHNFGMLDLVKKVLSSHKSQMDHYREQYTNSLAALEQQCDEHRKRAKELKSKSQHLNNVLMNFTPAPIAPAPKRSRMSRTISSPASISPAPAQVTLPLNQLSAVSLGKLLTVTGAPAAPNLGSYTLLTSPLNGSELAADASNLTVLSTVAGQEGTSPESGAIVSSTFVKMVSPQFQLVTLPSTLQGLAGTQNTAITQPIDTIAVVDATATTADVFLQGLQAGENEEGQHNEVREDDMQQLVEQQ, from the exons ATGGCCTCAGCTGAGGTGAAAATGCAGGAAATGAGTGAGGTCGTGATTGTCACAATGTCTGAGGAAGCTGTCGAAGGCCTCTCCTCtgtggtggaggaggagaaagcAGTGCTGATGGCCGCACAGCTCAGCCACGAGCCAGG GGAACAGATCCTCACAGTCACCCAAGTGGAAACTGATGACATGAGTAAAACAACTTCCTTGTGCAATGAAGAAGCAGTCATTG TGAAGTTAACAGATGAGGTAGATGTGGAGGCTGATGTGTTCTACCCCATCACTTGTGGAGATGCCACAGCCACATTGGTGTGGAAGAAGTTTGTCTGCCCCGGGATTAATGTGAAATGTGTCCAG TTTAATCATCAGCTCATCAGCCCAAAGGAGTTTGTCTGCCTTGCAGGCAAGTCTACACTGAAGGACTGGAAAAGAGCAATCAGGCTCAATGGCACCATGCTCAG AAAGATCATGGACTCCGGTGAGCTGGAGTTCTACCATCACGCAAAAATCTGCTCCAACACCTGCCGCAGCACCAAGATCGATCTGTTGGGAAACAAAGTGGCCGCCAGCTCGGATCAGTCTGCCGACCTTGCTGCTGCCACCTCATCCACTGCTTACT TGAATGGAGACTCCTCCCCAGAGGCGTCAGCAGGACCTTCAGAGTGGGTCACAGCCGTTGGAG AGGATGCTGTGTCATTCTGGCGTGCGGTGAAGGACGCAGGGCTACTGGAGGAGGTGATTGAAGACTTCCAGAAGGAGCTCCAAGAGGTGCTAAAGGGGCTGCACGAAAGAGTGTGTGAGCCATCTCTGCAAGTCAAAG atGCTGCTTTGCTCAACAGCATAGTCCACAACTTTGGAATGCTGGATCTGGTGAAGAAGGTTCTGAGCAGTCATAAAAGCCAGATGGACCATTACAGAGAGCAGTACACCAACAGCCTGGCTG CTCTGGAGCAGCAGTGTGATGAGCACCGAAAGCGAGCCAAGGAGCTGAAGAGCAAATCTCAACACCTCAACAACGTCCTGATGAACTTCACCCCCGCACCCATAGCTCCGGCACCCAAACGGTCCCGGATGAGCCGCACCATCTCCAGCCCGGCCTCCATCAGCCCCGCGCCTGCACAGGTCACGCTGCCTCTCAACCAGCTGAGCGCCGTGTCGCTCGGCAAGCTGTTGACTGTGACGGGAGCTCCGGCGGCCCCCAACCTGGGGAGCTACACACTCCTGACCTCGCCGCTCAATGGCTCAGAGCTGGCGGCCGACGCTTCCAACCTGACCGTGCTGTCCACCGTGGCGGGTCAAGAGGGGACGTCCCCAGAAAGTGGCGCCATAGTCTCTTCGACCTTTGTCAAAATGGTCAGTCCTCAGTTCCAGTTGGTGACGCTGCCGTCCACACTGCAGGGCCTGGCCGGCACACAAAACACGGCCATCACGCAGCCAATCGACACCATTGCCGTGGTGGACGCCACGGCAACAACTGCAGATGTTTTCCTACAGGGACTCCAAGCTGGTGAGAATGAAGAAGGTCAGCACAATGAGGTGAGAGAGGATGACATGCAGCAGCTGGTGGAGCAGCAATGA
- the gmeb2 gene encoding glucocorticoid modulatory element-binding protein 2 isoform X2, giving the protein MHFSQLSSMASAEVKMQEMSEVVIVTMSEEAVEGLSSVVEEEKAVLMAAQLSHEPGEQILTVTQVETDDMSKTTSLCNEEAVIVKLTDEVDVEADVFYPITCGDATATLVWKKFVCPGINVKCVQFNHQLISPKEFVCLAGKSTLKDWKRAIRLNGTMLRKIMDSGELEFYHHAKICSNTCRSTKIDLLGNKVAASSDQSADLAAATSSTAYLNGDSSPEASAGPSEWVTAVGEDAVSFWRAVKDAGLLEEVIEDFQKELQEVLKGLHERVCEPSLQVKDAALLNSIVHNFGMLDLVKKVLSSHKSQMDHYREQYTNSLAALEQQCDEHRKRAKELKSKSQHLNNVLMNFTPAPIAPAPKRSRMSRTISSPASISPAPAQVTLPLNQLSAVSLGKLLTVTGAPAAPNLGSYTLLTSPLNGSELAADASNLTVLSTVAGQEGTSPESGAIVSSTFVKMVSPQFQLVTLPSTLQGLAGTQNTAITQPIDTIAVVDATATTADVFLQGLQAGENEEGQHNEVREDDMQQLVEQQ; this is encoded by the exons atgcatttttcacag TTGTCCAGCATGGCCTCAGCTGAGGTGAAAATGCAGGAAATGAGTGAGGTCGTGATTGTCACAATGTCTGAGGAAGCTGTCGAAGGCCTCTCCTCtgtggtggaggaggagaaagcAGTGCTGATGGCCGCACAGCTCAGCCACGAGCCAGG GGAACAGATCCTCACAGTCACCCAAGTGGAAACTGATGACATGAGTAAAACAACTTCCTTGTGCAATGAAGAAGCAGTCATTG TGAAGTTAACAGATGAGGTAGATGTGGAGGCTGATGTGTTCTACCCCATCACTTGTGGAGATGCCACAGCCACATTGGTGTGGAAGAAGTTTGTCTGCCCCGGGATTAATGTGAAATGTGTCCAG TTTAATCATCAGCTCATCAGCCCAAAGGAGTTTGTCTGCCTTGCAGGCAAGTCTACACTGAAGGACTGGAAAAGAGCAATCAGGCTCAATGGCACCATGCTCAG AAAGATCATGGACTCCGGTGAGCTGGAGTTCTACCATCACGCAAAAATCTGCTCCAACACCTGCCGCAGCACCAAGATCGATCTGTTGGGAAACAAAGTGGCCGCCAGCTCGGATCAGTCTGCCGACCTTGCTGCTGCCACCTCATCCACTGCTTACT TGAATGGAGACTCCTCCCCAGAGGCGTCAGCAGGACCTTCAGAGTGGGTCACAGCCGTTGGAG AGGATGCTGTGTCATTCTGGCGTGCGGTGAAGGACGCAGGGCTACTGGAGGAGGTGATTGAAGACTTCCAGAAGGAGCTCCAAGAGGTGCTAAAGGGGCTGCACGAAAGAGTGTGTGAGCCATCTCTGCAAGTCAAAG atGCTGCTTTGCTCAACAGCATAGTCCACAACTTTGGAATGCTGGATCTGGTGAAGAAGGTTCTGAGCAGTCATAAAAGCCAGATGGACCATTACAGAGAGCAGTACACCAACAGCCTGGCTG CTCTGGAGCAGCAGTGTGATGAGCACCGAAAGCGAGCCAAGGAGCTGAAGAGCAAATCTCAACACCTCAACAACGTCCTGATGAACTTCACCCCCGCACCCATAGCTCCGGCACCCAAACGGTCCCGGATGAGCCGCACCATCTCCAGCCCGGCCTCCATCAGCCCCGCGCCTGCACAGGTCACGCTGCCTCTCAACCAGCTGAGCGCCGTGTCGCTCGGCAAGCTGTTGACTGTGACGGGAGCTCCGGCGGCCCCCAACCTGGGGAGCTACACACTCCTGACCTCGCCGCTCAATGGCTCAGAGCTGGCGGCCGACGCTTCCAACCTGACCGTGCTGTCCACCGTGGCGGGTCAAGAGGGGACGTCCCCAGAAAGTGGCGCCATAGTCTCTTCGACCTTTGTCAAAATGGTCAGTCCTCAGTTCCAGTTGGTGACGCTGCCGTCCACACTGCAGGGCCTGGCCGGCACACAAAACACGGCCATCACGCAGCCAATCGACACCATTGCCGTGGTGGACGCCACGGCAACAACTGCAGATGTTTTCCTACAGGGACTCCAAGCTGGTGAGAATGAAGAAGGTCAGCACAATGAGGTGAGAGAGGATGACATGCAGCAGCTGGTGGAGCAGCAATGA
- the tpk2 gene encoding thiamin pyrophosphokinase 2 — translation MANALWSDKVLQLLHRMNNFYLPGSCRANCLRFEVDGIKIGWIVPHVASLLASYGDVFRPPLGGALSLCSSLDAYDKRSQAVDAVLSNLRRNPSLSCLKGWRNERYNVMDKFSDPPVMWMERAATSLFGVKRYGVHINGYTVSNSGEVFMWLARRSPTKQTYPGLLDNMAAGGLAAGVSIKHTLVKECQEEACIPEALADKAHPVSTVSYTYEDGEGVFSESQFIFDLELPPAFKPRVGDGEVQEFYLLPIEKVKELLATEDFKPNCAMVVLDFLIRHSFIEPDREPFYQEFVSGLHQAL, via the exons ATGGCTAACGCTCTCTGGTCAGATAAAGTACTCCAGCTCCTCCACCGAATGAATAACTTTTATTTGCCAG GTTCTTGTCGTGCCAATTGTCTTCGTTTTGAGGTTGATGGAATCAAAATTGGCTGGATTGTGCCACACGTAGCCTCGCTGCTGGCGAGCTACGGAGATGTGTTCAGACCGCCACTCGGGGGCGCGCTTTCACTGTGTAGCAGCCTGGACGCGTACGACAAAAGGTCCCAAGCAGTGGACGCTGTTCTGTCCAACCTGAGACGCAATCCTTCACTGAGCTGCCTAAAAGGCTGGAGAAATGAG AGGTACAATGTGATGGACAAATTCTCAGACCCTCCAGTGATGTGGATGGAAAGAGCAGCTACCA GCCTTTTTGGGGTGAAGCGCTATGGAGTCCATATTAATGGTTACACTGTTAGTAACAGTGGCGAAGTCTTCATGTGGCTAGCGCGGCGCTCCCCTACCAAGCAGACCTATCCTGGACTACTAGACAACATG GCAGCAGGTGGTCTGGCTGCTGGTGTGAGCATCAAGCACACGCTAGTAAAAGAATGTCAGGAAGAGGCATGCATCCCAGAAGCACTTGCAGATAAGGCCCACCCTGTATCCACAGTAAG CTACACCTATGAAGACGGAGAGGGGGTGTTTTCAGAAAGTCAGTTTATCTTTGATTTGGAACTTCCTCCTGCCTTCAAGCCCAGAGTAGGGGATGGAGAAGTGCAGGAATTCTACCTTCTGCCTATTGAAAAG GTGAAGGAACTACTGGCCACTGAAGATTTCAAACCTAACTGTGCTATGGTGGTCTTGGACTTTCTCATTAGACATTCTTTTATTGAGCCTGACAGAG AACCCTTTTACCAGGAGTTTGTGTCCGGGCTCCATCAAGCATTATAG
- the gmeb2 gene encoding glucocorticoid modulatory element-binding protein 2 isoform X1, protein MASLCHLLLCGLTAVANGWLSSHLRHPLIWNLSSMASAEVKMQEMSEVVIVTMSEEAVEGLSSVVEEEKAVLMAAQLSHEPGEQILTVTQVETDDMSKTTSLCNEEAVIVKLTDEVDVEADVFYPITCGDATATLVWKKFVCPGINVKCVQFNHQLISPKEFVCLAGKSTLKDWKRAIRLNGTMLRKIMDSGELEFYHHAKICSNTCRSTKIDLLGNKVAASSDQSADLAAATSSTAYLNGDSSPEASAGPSEWVTAVGEDAVSFWRAVKDAGLLEEVIEDFQKELQEVLKGLHERVCEPSLQVKDAALLNSIVHNFGMLDLVKKVLSSHKSQMDHYREQYTNSLAALEQQCDEHRKRAKELKSKSQHLNNVLMNFTPAPIAPAPKRSRMSRTISSPASISPAPAQVTLPLNQLSAVSLGKLLTVTGAPAAPNLGSYTLLTSPLNGSELAADASNLTVLSTVAGQEGTSPESGAIVSSTFVKMVSPQFQLVTLPSTLQGLAGTQNTAITQPIDTIAVVDATATTADVFLQGLQAGENEEGQHNEVREDDMQQLVEQQ, encoded by the exons ATG GCTTCCTTGTGTCATCTTCTTCTGTGTGGTTTAACAGCGGTTGCAAACGGTTGGCTATCATCGCATTTGCGCCACCCATTGATCTGGAAT TTGTCCAGCATGGCCTCAGCTGAGGTGAAAATGCAGGAAATGAGTGAGGTCGTGATTGTCACAATGTCTGAGGAAGCTGTCGAAGGCCTCTCCTCtgtggtggaggaggagaaagcAGTGCTGATGGCCGCACAGCTCAGCCACGAGCCAGG GGAACAGATCCTCACAGTCACCCAAGTGGAAACTGATGACATGAGTAAAACAACTTCCTTGTGCAATGAAGAAGCAGTCATTG TGAAGTTAACAGATGAGGTAGATGTGGAGGCTGATGTGTTCTACCCCATCACTTGTGGAGATGCCACAGCCACATTGGTGTGGAAGAAGTTTGTCTGCCCCGGGATTAATGTGAAATGTGTCCAG TTTAATCATCAGCTCATCAGCCCAAAGGAGTTTGTCTGCCTTGCAGGCAAGTCTACACTGAAGGACTGGAAAAGAGCAATCAGGCTCAATGGCACCATGCTCAG AAAGATCATGGACTCCGGTGAGCTGGAGTTCTACCATCACGCAAAAATCTGCTCCAACACCTGCCGCAGCACCAAGATCGATCTGTTGGGAAACAAAGTGGCCGCCAGCTCGGATCAGTCTGCCGACCTTGCTGCTGCCACCTCATCCACTGCTTACT TGAATGGAGACTCCTCCCCAGAGGCGTCAGCAGGACCTTCAGAGTGGGTCACAGCCGTTGGAG AGGATGCTGTGTCATTCTGGCGTGCGGTGAAGGACGCAGGGCTACTGGAGGAGGTGATTGAAGACTTCCAGAAGGAGCTCCAAGAGGTGCTAAAGGGGCTGCACGAAAGAGTGTGTGAGCCATCTCTGCAAGTCAAAG atGCTGCTTTGCTCAACAGCATAGTCCACAACTTTGGAATGCTGGATCTGGTGAAGAAGGTTCTGAGCAGTCATAAAAGCCAGATGGACCATTACAGAGAGCAGTACACCAACAGCCTGGCTG CTCTGGAGCAGCAGTGTGATGAGCACCGAAAGCGAGCCAAGGAGCTGAAGAGCAAATCTCAACACCTCAACAACGTCCTGATGAACTTCACCCCCGCACCCATAGCTCCGGCACCCAAACGGTCCCGGATGAGCCGCACCATCTCCAGCCCGGCCTCCATCAGCCCCGCGCCTGCACAGGTCACGCTGCCTCTCAACCAGCTGAGCGCCGTGTCGCTCGGCAAGCTGTTGACTGTGACGGGAGCTCCGGCGGCCCCCAACCTGGGGAGCTACACACTCCTGACCTCGCCGCTCAATGGCTCAGAGCTGGCGGCCGACGCTTCCAACCTGACCGTGCTGTCCACCGTGGCGGGTCAAGAGGGGACGTCCCCAGAAAGTGGCGCCATAGTCTCTTCGACCTTTGTCAAAATGGTCAGTCCTCAGTTCCAGTTGGTGACGCTGCCGTCCACACTGCAGGGCCTGGCCGGCACACAAAACACGGCCATCACGCAGCCAATCGACACCATTGCCGTGGTGGACGCCACGGCAACAACTGCAGATGTTTTCCTACAGGGACTCCAAGCTGGTGAGAATGAAGAAGGTCAGCACAATGAGGTGAGAGAGGATGACATGCAGCAGCTGGTGGAGCAGCAATGA
- the gmeb2 gene encoding glucocorticoid modulatory element-binding protein 2 isoform X3 yields MLSSMASAEVKMQEMSEVVIVTMSEEAVEGLSSVVEEEKAVLMAAQLSHEPGEQILTVTQVETDDMSKTTSLCNEEAVIVKLTDEVDVEADVFYPITCGDATATLVWKKFVCPGINVKCVQFNHQLISPKEFVCLAGKSTLKDWKRAIRLNGTMLRKIMDSGELEFYHHAKICSNTCRSTKIDLLGNKVAASSDQSADLAAATSSTAYLNGDSSPEASAGPSEWVTAVGEDAVSFWRAVKDAGLLEEVIEDFQKELQEVLKGLHERVCEPSLQVKDAALLNSIVHNFGMLDLVKKVLSSHKSQMDHYREQYTNSLAALEQQCDEHRKRAKELKSKSQHLNNVLMNFTPAPIAPAPKRSRMSRTISSPASISPAPAQVTLPLNQLSAVSLGKLLTVTGAPAAPNLGSYTLLTSPLNGSELAADASNLTVLSTVAGQEGTSPESGAIVSSTFVKMVSPQFQLVTLPSTLQGLAGTQNTAITQPIDTIAVVDATATTADVFLQGLQAGENEEGQHNEVREDDMQQLVEQQ; encoded by the exons ATG TTGTCCAGCATGGCCTCAGCTGAGGTGAAAATGCAGGAAATGAGTGAGGTCGTGATTGTCACAATGTCTGAGGAAGCTGTCGAAGGCCTCTCCTCtgtggtggaggaggagaaagcAGTGCTGATGGCCGCACAGCTCAGCCACGAGCCAGG GGAACAGATCCTCACAGTCACCCAAGTGGAAACTGATGACATGAGTAAAACAACTTCCTTGTGCAATGAAGAAGCAGTCATTG TGAAGTTAACAGATGAGGTAGATGTGGAGGCTGATGTGTTCTACCCCATCACTTGTGGAGATGCCACAGCCACATTGGTGTGGAAGAAGTTTGTCTGCCCCGGGATTAATGTGAAATGTGTCCAG TTTAATCATCAGCTCATCAGCCCAAAGGAGTTTGTCTGCCTTGCAGGCAAGTCTACACTGAAGGACTGGAAAAGAGCAATCAGGCTCAATGGCACCATGCTCAG AAAGATCATGGACTCCGGTGAGCTGGAGTTCTACCATCACGCAAAAATCTGCTCCAACACCTGCCGCAGCACCAAGATCGATCTGTTGGGAAACAAAGTGGCCGCCAGCTCGGATCAGTCTGCCGACCTTGCTGCTGCCACCTCATCCACTGCTTACT TGAATGGAGACTCCTCCCCAGAGGCGTCAGCAGGACCTTCAGAGTGGGTCACAGCCGTTGGAG AGGATGCTGTGTCATTCTGGCGTGCGGTGAAGGACGCAGGGCTACTGGAGGAGGTGATTGAAGACTTCCAGAAGGAGCTCCAAGAGGTGCTAAAGGGGCTGCACGAAAGAGTGTGTGAGCCATCTCTGCAAGTCAAAG atGCTGCTTTGCTCAACAGCATAGTCCACAACTTTGGAATGCTGGATCTGGTGAAGAAGGTTCTGAGCAGTCATAAAAGCCAGATGGACCATTACAGAGAGCAGTACACCAACAGCCTGGCTG CTCTGGAGCAGCAGTGTGATGAGCACCGAAAGCGAGCCAAGGAGCTGAAGAGCAAATCTCAACACCTCAACAACGTCCTGATGAACTTCACCCCCGCACCCATAGCTCCGGCACCCAAACGGTCCCGGATGAGCCGCACCATCTCCAGCCCGGCCTCCATCAGCCCCGCGCCTGCACAGGTCACGCTGCCTCTCAACCAGCTGAGCGCCGTGTCGCTCGGCAAGCTGTTGACTGTGACGGGAGCTCCGGCGGCCCCCAACCTGGGGAGCTACACACTCCTGACCTCGCCGCTCAATGGCTCAGAGCTGGCGGCCGACGCTTCCAACCTGACCGTGCTGTCCACCGTGGCGGGTCAAGAGGGGACGTCCCCAGAAAGTGGCGCCATAGTCTCTTCGACCTTTGTCAAAATGGTCAGTCCTCAGTTCCAGTTGGTGACGCTGCCGTCCACACTGCAGGGCCTGGCCGGCACACAAAACACGGCCATCACGCAGCCAATCGACACCATTGCCGTGGTGGACGCCACGGCAACAACTGCAGATGTTTTCCTACAGGGACTCCAAGCTGGTGAGAATGAAGAAGGTCAGCACAATGAGGTGAGAGAGGATGACATGCAGCAGCTGGTGGAGCAGCAATGA